TCGGATGCCGCGGTGCCCACCTCATGCCGCCAGGCCTTGTCCGGCCGCCAGGCCTCGTCGACGGTGGTGTAGAAGATGAAGCGGCCGCTCGGCTCGAACAGGGCCCCGGAGGAGGTTCCGGGAATCTCGTCCGGCAGGTTCTGCCCGGTGTCCAGCCGGCGCACCCGCAGCGTGTACCGTTCGTCACCCTCGGTGTCGACGCCGTAGAGCAGCAGGGAGCCGTCGACGCTGATGTCGAAGCTGCCGAGCGCGTAGAAGTCGTGACCCTCGGCCTCCTTGTTGTCGTCGAGGATCACCCGCTCGCCGGGCAGGCTGGTGCCGCCCGACTCGTCCAGAACCGGGGGAACCCAGTCATCCGCCGCGCTGATCGGGGCGCGGCAGTGCACACCGTATTGTTCGCCCTCGATGGTGCGGGTGTAGTACCACCATTCGCCGCGTCGGATCGGAACGCTGAGGTCGGTCTCCTGCGTGCGCTGCTTGATCTCTTCGTAGATCTGCTCCTGCAGCACGGCGAGGTGCTCGGTTCTGGCCTGGGTGTACTCGTTCTCCGCAGTCAGGTGCGCGAGTACCGCCGGATTCTCCTTGTCGCGCAGCCACTCGTAGTTGTCGATGAACTCGTCGCCGTGGTGCACTCTCTTGTGCGGCTTCTGTGCTGCTTTCGGAGGGGTGTGACTCATTGCTTCAGCGTACGTCGCCGCGGCCGGATCGACACGCTGAGAGTCTGGTCAGCCGGGCTCGACGTCCACCCACTCGTGGCCCGCGGGCCGCATCCGTCCTTCCCCTGCCGTGACGCCGGCGACGATCCCGTCGAGCTCTGCCGTGGCATCCGTCGACGCCAGCCGCAGCACCGCCTGCTGGCCGTAGCCGATGCCCACCACGAGCACACCACGGCGGCGCAGCTCGGACTCGACCCTGCCGGCATCGGCGTGCGGCAGGGGGAGCTCGAACAGTTGCCGACGTTCGCGCCGCACCACCAGCCGCTCGGCTTCGGCCCGGTCGACGGCGGCCAGCACGGCGCCGGAATAGGCGCGCACCAGCCCGCCCGCGCCGAGCA
This Salinibacterium sp. ZJ450 DNA region includes the following protein-coding sequences:
- a CDS encoding YigZ family protein, with product MQDLTVRGGPGARVDTELDVKRSRFLTRLVRVESEDAARAVIDAARREHWDARHHTSAFVIGVASPGQVRRSNDDGEPSGTAGMPMLDALTGRGFVDVVAVVTRYFGGVLLGAGGLVRAYSGAVLAAVDRAEAERLVVRRERRQLFELPLPHADAGRVESELRRRGVLVVGIGYGQQAVLRLASTDATAELDGIVAGVTAGEGRMRPAGHEWVDVEPG